The window TCGAGCAACGAGCGAAACCTGGCAGCGGCTCTGGAGAGCTATCGGGTGCAGTCGGGCGGCTACCCCTCGAGCCTATCGCTGCTCACCGCGTCGAATCCCAAGTTCATCAGCCTTCTCCCCAACTGTCCGAGCAACGGCGTGGGCTACAGCAACGGCTACGAGATAGGCGCCTCGAGCGGTTCCTCATCGACCTATGACACGTTCACGATCTCGTGCCAGGGGGCACACTCCCTCGTGCTCGACAGCGTATCCCAGGGGTTCCCGCAATACTCTCCGACAAGGGGCCTCGACCT is drawn from Pseudomonadota bacterium and contains these coding sequences:
- a CDS encoding prepilin-type N-terminal cleavage/methylation domain-containing protein — protein: FTLIELMIVVAIIGILMAVLLPSMARGKYQAHWSSCSSNERNLAAALESYRVQSGGYPSSLSLLTASNPKFISLLPNCPSNGVGYSNGYEIGASSGSSSTYDTFTISCQGAHSLVLDSVSQGFPQYSPTRGLDLYGSSGSQDPVTSTHPGRGGNTPI